One window of Stigmatopora nigra isolate UIUO_SnigA chromosome 14, RoL_Snig_1.1, whole genome shotgun sequence genomic DNA carries:
- the gfra4b gene encoding GDNF family receptor alpha-4 produces the protein MDLWGLYLLHLTTYALLDVVLSGSDCLIAGDLCSSDDTCSPRLRTLRQCVAGNGSMKLGPGARSQCANAVSALLSSPLHGCQCKRGMKKEKNCLSIYWSLHQSIIHGLNLVESYPYETVQRDYDYVRLASITADSDVGMATANRCLDAAKACNVDDLCQKLRTEYVSACIKPTAKSGLCNKMKCNKALRRFFDRVPADHTHELLFCPCKDTACAERRRQTIVPSCSYESAEKPSCIMQRRICEADYICKSRLAQFYQDCEPSEESTSGCKKRNYGACLLAYTGLIGSTITPNYVDNATSSVAPWCSCSASGNMRQECEDFLAFFSDNICLRNALKTFGSESDQEPTVGRSNTPSPAHRRRENGSSASSLENTVTRRNIFDTKIPTQAMENELLLGQVTLSSKSLANAASPHGFLPSAAISLLSFHLLHRGH, from the exons CTCTACTGGATGTCGTACTGTCCGGTAGCGACTGCTTAATAGCCGGAGACTTATGCTCGAGTGATGACACCTGCAGCCCACGTCTGCGCACACTACGCCAATGCGTGGCGGGTAACGGCAGCATGAAGTTGGGACCCGGGGCCAGGAGTCAGTGTGCCAATGCCGTGTCGGCGTTGCTGTCCAGCCCTTTGCACGGATGCCAATGTAAACGGGGCATGAAAAAGGAGAAGAACTGTCTGAGCATCTACTGGAGTCTTCACCAGTCAATCATTCACG GACTCAACTTGGTGGAGAGTTATCCTTACGAGACCGTGCAGAGGGATTACGACTACGTCCGTTTGGCCTCCATCACAGCAG ATTCCGACGTCGGCATGGCAACCGCCAACCGCTGCTTGGATGCGGCCAAAGCTTGTAACGTGGACGACTTGTGCCAGAAGCTTCGCACGGAATACGTGTCGGCGTGCATCAAACCCACGGCCAAGTCGGGGCTGTgcaacaaaatgaaatgcaacaaAGCCCTACGCAGATTCTTCGACAGGGTCCCCGCCGACCATACGCACGAGCTGCTCTTTTGCCCCTGCAAAGACACGGCCTGTGCGGAACGTCGCCGGCAGACCATTGTTCCCAGTTGCTCCTACGAAAGCGCAGAAAAACCCAGTTGCATCATGCAAAGGAGGATCTGCGAGGCGGACTACATTTGCAA GTCTCGTCTGGCTCAGTTTTATCAAGACTGCGAACCCTCTGAAGAGTCTACGAGTGGTTGCAAGAAAAGAAACTATGGTGCCTGCCTTCTTGCCTACACAGGACTTATAG GGAGTACAATTACGCCCAACTACGTGGACAACGCAACGTCTAGCGTGGCGCCGTGGTGCTCCTGCTCGGCTAGCGGGAATATGAGGCAAGAATGCGAAGATTTTCTGGCCTTCTTCAGCGACAACATCTGTCTGC GAAATGCCCTGAAAACGTTCGGAAGCGAATCTGACCAAGAGCCAACGGTGGGCCGCTCCAACACCCCAAGCCCCGCCCACCGCCGCAGAGAAAACGGAAGCAGCGCATCCTCACTGGAAAACACCGTAACCCGGCGGAACATTTTCGATACAAAAATACCTACTCAG GCCATGGAAAACGAGCTCCTGTTGGGCCAAGTCACCCTATCATCCAAAAGCCTGGCAAACGCCGCCTCCCCGCACGGCTTCCTGCCTTCAGCGGCTATCAGCCTTCTGTCGTTCCACTTGTTACATCGTGGACACTGA